ATTGAAACCGTTGAACAAGTACGAAAAGACTTAGAAACAAAAGTCATATTCAAAGCTGTCAGGAATGATGAAATCATTGGTTCAGTAAGGGGTTTTGTCGAAAATGAGACATGCTATGTAGAAAGGCTTATGGTGTCACCTTCACACCAAGGGAAAGGGATCGGAAAAAAACTCATGGGATCATTGGAAAATTATTTTTCCCATTGTAAACGTTTTGATTTATACACTGGCTCGAAAAGTGTGTATAACATTCGTTTTTATCAATCTTTAGGGTACAAACAGTATAAAACAGAAATGATACGTGAAAATATAAATTTTGTTTTTCTTGAAAAAATAAATGAAGATTCTGTAGAAGCAAAGAAGTAGTTCTAATGATCATCTGATTCATTTTAAACGAAAAGCCTTGGGTGGTTGTTCAACGTACAATCCCCCCCTCAAGGCTTTCCATTTCGTTCTATTATTAACGGCAATTCAATCATAAATGTCGTTCCTTTATCCGATGAGGAGATTAGCTGAATGCGTCCTTCATGGTTTTCAATAATTCGTTGAACAATCGTTAGTCCTAAGCCTGTCCCTTTTTCTTTAGACGTTAAAAATGGTTTAAAAATGGACTCCTGCATTTTTTCTGGAATGCCTAGGCCACAATCTTCAATATATAGTTGATAAAACCCTTGATTCACTTTGGAGTAAATCAAGATCGCACCCTGCTTTTCCATTGCTTCGATACTGTTTCGAATTAAGTTGTGAAAGACTTGTTTCATCTGTTTTTCATCAATAAGGAGAGGCTTACGTTCAAGATCAATTTTAACACTTACCTCTTTATTGCCCTTGGTAATTAAAGGGATGATATCTTTTAATAAATCTTCGATATACGCTGTTTTCATCTTCGGTGCACTAGGTTTTGTCAATAGTAGCATCTCTTCAATGATCGAGTTAATTCGTTCTAGCTCTTTCATAAGGAGTGGTACATAGAATTGTTCTTTTTGGTCATCTGTAAATGACTGGTTCATTAAGGCGAGAAAGCCATCTATCACTGCTAGTGGATTACGGATTTCATGTGCTGCACCAGCAGCAAGTTCCCCAACAAGGGCGAGTTTCTCTGTTTGATGCATTCGTTTCTCAAGTTCTTCTGTTTCTGTTATATCAACGAAATAGAAGATTCTCCCGATCATCACTTGATTTTCGTTTAAAAGTGCAGATTGTGAAACAAGTAAAAACTTTTCATCATCACCTAATTGGAAGGAGACCTTCTCATTTTTGACCATCCTTTTTGAAGAAAGGATTTTCCAAAATGCTTCATTTTCAAGATGCCCTTTCCGCTTCGCTTCCTCTTCCACAGTTTCTTTATTACTACTTAATAAATCCTCCGCTGCATGATTCAAAGTACATTCACACGTTTTTTCCTCAATTGTAATAATGCCAACAGGTAATGAATTAAGTACTTGCTCCCAATAAATTTTATCATTCAAAATTTTATCGAAAGATTCTTTTAGGCGCCATGACATTTTATTAATCGATGACGTCAGTTTTCTTATTTCGAACTGATCGCTCCCTTTAATCGACAGCCCATATTGCCCATCAGCAATATCACCAACTTTTTCAACGACCGTTTCAACCGGACGGGTCAGGCTGTTACTAATTCGATATGACATGATAATAGATAAAATGATAGCAAGTACCGTAATCAAGATGAGTAATCCAATTGCATCTTTCACAATTGTTGGGAATTTCCCAGATTGGACATCTAATGTATGAAAGGTAGTTATTTTCATTTCATTTAATTCTTCTTGTATTTCATTTAGGGATGGATAGAATTTTTCCTCAATAAAACGTACCGCTCCACCGTGATCTTCAATAATAAGTAAACCTTGTACGTTATTCATAATCATAAAATCTAACCGTTCAATTTCTCTTTTCGTATGACTCAGCGCTTCTGGAACGTCACCATATCTGTCTATAACTTCTTCGCGCTGTGCGTTATGATTAAGTAAAGCGTACTTTTCGATAAAATCACAGCAAAAATCATTGATGATTGCATTTTCTACCATATATTCTTTAGACTTTAACTCTTCTTCCCATTGTGATATCCAAGCTAATTCTGGAATATGTTTATTCTTTATTTCATAACTAACCTCATTCACTTCTTCGATGGAATGAATGAGGATAAAGGAAAAGCTACTCAATAGTAATGTTGTACAGAGAAGGGCTGTTAGGATTTTGCTACGAAAGGACAAGTTTTTAATGAATGTTTTCATTACGTTTCTCCTTACTTAATCAAAAGATATTTCACCTTGACGATATTTGTTGATTTCTTTTTTAACTCGATCCTTCTCTTCTTCATCAAACATCGGCCCTAATGGAGCCAATCTATTTACACCATGAGATTCGTTTAAAACAATTTCACCAGCTGGCATACCTTCTTCACTATAAAAGTCTTCCATAATAACGACATAAACTTGAGGGACATCGCCAATGACACTCGTTAATACAATGTCTTCTGCTAAGTAGGATTGATCATCCAGAAATCCAATGACATAAACACCTTTGTCTTTGGCATATTTAATAACATCTCGGTTGTAAGCATTTCCTCTTGGATAGATGACATCAACGCCTTCTTTTAGCAACTCATCCATTTGCTTAACTGCTGTTTCACCGTCATCCCTACTTCCTACAAAACGATAGTGAAGTTCAGCTTCAGGTGCATAACGATTTAAGCCTGCTGCAAATTCAGGCTTATCATCACGGATGTCGATGGCATCGATAATCCCTATTTTCTTCGTGTCTGATTTCATCGTAGCTACGAGTGCAGCAAAATAATCACTATCTAACTTATCAAGTGTATAGACGGTTTGATTTGCATGCACACCTGTGCCACGAATTGTAACAAAGTGCACATCGGGATACGATGCAGCTAACTCAGTAAACACCTCAGAAAATTCTCTACCATGACCAATGACCAATGAAGGATCATTAGACATTTCCTCTAATACCGTCTCCTTCATCAACTGTTCTGTATTTACCTCACTAAATAAAGAAACGGAAGCAGGAAACTCATCCTCTATTTTTAATGATCCTTTATAAGCAAGACTTCCCCAGCTTTGATCAATGATTTTGTCTGAAGTTAATATGACAACATGGTCTTGATCAGCCTCTATGTTTGATGCTTCATATAAAATGCCATTTGTTCGAACGATAATTAACAATATAAACACTACAGCAACCAATGTCGCAAATAGTAGAATCATATACGTTTGTTTTGATTGTTTTGATTGCTGCATAAAAGCACTCTCCCTTTCTATTCACACTCTCTTATTCTAGCGAAAAAAAAGACAAAGGTCTACACAGGATAGAATCATTCAACCACCACACCAAACAAAAACCTACTCAACTTCAATAAATTACCATTTAATACCAAGTGCCAGGCACTTGGGAATTATTATCCAGGTGCCAGGCACTTGTAAAATATAGGTAAAGGATACATTCAAAAAGAGTGATGCTGCTTTATGCAACATCACTCTTTTATCTGATTTCGTTCTGTATATGTGATTATTTACGGTGTGCTGATTCTTGGGCTGCCGTATGGGATTTCTTCATCGTAAAAGACCGGATCTACATCATAAATTTCGCCAGTTGCAAACCCTCGTAATGTTTCATAGAGACCGACATATGATTGTTGCGTATATTGACCGTTCGCTTTTTGACCAGTATGGCCGTATGGATGCTGTTGTCCACGAGTTTCATAGAGCATAATTGCTGCCCCATTCATCGAATAACTTCCAAGAGCTGTTCCTGGTAAGTTAACCTCTGGGAATCTTGAGATAGCTCCGAATGGTGAATTCCCTCTCTGTAACGCTTTATAAACGTAACTGTTTACTTGTTTTGATAGATTAAGTGACTCTTCATCAACTTGATAATCGACGCCATCGTAGCTCACAACTGTTTCTTCATCTACAACTTGAGCAATCAGCTGTAACGTATTAAGACGATCATCGTCTTCAGAGACAACATTACTGTAACGGTGGTGGTGATCGATAAATAAATCAGGCTGCAATTCATTAAATACATCTCTAGATGCTTGTGCCTCTGGTGTAACATATACCCCTGGCTCTGAGCTATCTTGCGGAATAACATCTGCATTGTCTGGCCCGAGCTCTAAATCTAAATATGGATGAAAGTCGCGGTTCACATCAAAGCCCATTTCTCCGCTCACAAAATCTGGACGATAATACCAAGGTGCTGCAGTGTCTTCTACTAAGCCAAATTCAGTTGGATCCCATACTTGTAAGTTTTGTCTTTGCTTAGACTGTCCCTGTTCTGTTTCAAAAACAACGGAGCCGTCTGGATTAAGCATCGGGATAAACCAGACCGTGACATTATCTAAAATTGTTCGAATGTCCTTATTGTTACTCATTGCAAGCTGTTGAATCAAGTCAACAGATGCTTCTGTCCCTAGCTGTTCATCACCGTGAATTTGCGTTTGAATGAAAATTTTCGGGTTGTCTGTATCAGCTTCTCCAAACTTTACAGCGTAGATTGGGTATTCATAAGTTGCTGAATATCCGACAACATCCAATTCCATTCTGTCATCACGTGCGCGGTCGTTAATCTGTAATAGCTTTTTCTCTAATTCCTCAGGAGACATCAAAGCCTCTAATTTCACTTCTTGCTCTGGTTGGATCCATGGTCCATTAGGCTTTGATTGAGGTTCTGCAAATACTGAGATACTTAGTGACATAAATAGTAAAAACGCCAACATCATTGTTAAAGTTTTCTTCATCAATACCGCCTCCTAATAGAATTTTATCCGGGCTAATGAAGGTCATCATACGAAGAGTTATTTTACTAACTTCCTTCACCTCCCTAAAATTTAGTGTATCAAAATAAATACAAGCACAATTTACCATTTATCTGAATATTTAAATAAACAGGAATGAAGTAGTAGGAAATTGTTTGATTCACCGTCAAGAAACGAGGGGAAAACATTAAGTTCAACCCCTTTCGCTAAACAACTAAAATACTTCACAGAAAAAATAGGTTGTGTTACCCATACAAATATGAGCAGAAAGAAAACGTTCACTTGAATAAAAAGTCACAATACAAACGTCATTAAAAAAGATCATCATACTTCCAAATAAATCCCAAGTGCCAGAGACCTGGTAAATAATATCCAGACGCCTGGAATTTGGGAAAAATCGGAATCTGATGAACTGCGCAAAAAAACGATGCTGCTTGATGCAACATCGCTTTTATTCGACATATTCCGGGAGGTCACTGGTCCCCTTAATACCCTTTTCCGACTCCGCCTTTGACGATTTCTTTCCCTGCGCTTGCGCCAATTCTCGTTGCGCCTGCTGCGATCATTTTCTTCGCAGTATCAAGGTCTCGTACACAAGCAGACGCTTTTACACCCATGTCTGGTCCGACTGTTTCTCTCATAAGCGCGATATCTTCCGGTGTCGCACAGCCTGGTCCAAACCCAGTCGATGTTTTTACAAAGTCAGCACCAGCCATTTTTGCGAGCATACATGCTTTTCGCTTCTCTTCTTCTGTTAAGTAACCTGTTTCAATGATGACTTTTACTGGTGCTTGGCCTTTCGCTGCTAAAACGACACCTTCAATGTCCTTTTTCACGATTTCGTTTTCTCCAGACTTTAGGGCACCTACATTAATCACCATATCAATTTCTGTTGCACCTGATGCGATCGCATCACGAGTTTCCGAGATCTTCACAAACGTGCTCGTAGACCCTAACGGAAATCCAACAACTGTCGTAATGCCCACTTTCGTACCTTTTAGTTCCTCTGCTGCGGTTGGTACCCAGAACGGGTTCACACAAACCGTCGCAAAATTATATTCTACCGCTTCTTTACAAAGATTAATAATTTGTTCCTTTGTACTTTCAGGCTTTAGTAATGTATGGTCAATCATTTTTCCAACTTCTGGTCCTGTGATTAAAGACGTATTATATGAAGAAGCCGCTGTTGCAGCTGGCTTTGCCTCGGAAGTCTTTCCTTCTTCTGTCTTTGCGCCATCTGCATTTGAGATCTTCTGCATCACTTGATTTGTAATTTGTTCAACTAATTGTTCCATATTATTCACCTGAAATCACCTCCGATTACTTATTTGCTTTCTCTTATTGTCCGCTGCCTGATCTGACCCTATAGCCAAAACTATTGCATCCTGATAACAAAACGAATGTTTCAAAAAATGGCGATAGTAGGTTGCTAGATATTTTTTAGCTCTTTAAGCTTAATGTTGATAAAAAGTATTATTGTGCCGTTGATGGCTTTGAGGAGCGAAGGTGGCGACTCCAGCGACGAGCGTAGCTTCATGAATAAGCTACGAGTTGTCTCGACGGACAAAGCTGCATAGCGTTGCTCGCAGAGGAAGAGACAGGAAACATAGTAGCTGAAGCCGTGCCCCGGCAAAGGAGACACCGTGAATGCGAACAATGTGAAGCATAAACGGATGTCGCGCTTGTGCCTAGAGGTGAAAGCGTCCACCGAGAGCGGATAATCATTCAAGATAATCGACGATCCCAACAATAATCGCGTCAACCGCACCTTCTGGGTTCCCCATGATTGTCCTTGCTGAGCCGCCCTCTTCAATAATTAACACAATGTCGCCAACTCCTGCTTGCGCCCCATCAACCGCGATAAAAGAGTCACCGATTCTCTTCCCTTGATCATCAATCGGCTCGACAACCATTAACTTTTCACCTTGATGGCTATGAGTTTTCACTGTTGCAACGACATTACCAATTACTTTTGCGAGTTTCATTTATTTTTGGCCAGGTAAAATTTTCTCAACTTCTTGGTGCGGGCGAGGGATCACATGTACAGATAAGAACTCACCAACACGAGTTGCTGCATCTGCGCCAGCTTCTGTCGCTGCTTTTACGGCACCTACATCTCCGCGAACTAATACGGTTACTAGACCGCCGCCTACTTGCTCTTTACCTACTAATGTTACGTTTGCTGCCTTCATCATTGCGTCTGCTGCTTCTACTGCTCCTACTAACCCTTTTGTTTCTACCATACCTAATGCGTTATTCATCTGAAATTCCTCCCTATTGATTCACATTATATTTATCGATAATTCCCATAATCCCGGCATCCGCTGCGACGAGGTCACGATTTAGCGGTAAGCCTGATTCATTACTTTTCGCTAAATACACAACGTCATCCATTCCCGATTGACCGATCGTATCGATCGCGATGATCTTCTTCCCCTTTGGTGTCAAATCATCGTTTAGCGGTTGAACGACTAATAACTTCAATCCTCGTAAACTTTCATCTTTATGAGTACAAACGACATTTCCTACAACTTTGCCAATAAACATGTCACTGACCTACTTCCAGCGTTTAATAAAACGACTTTCCACTTCCATGATTTTCGTTACTCGTCGGTCATGTCTACCACCTGAAAAATCGGTTTCAAGCCATGTTTTCACCATTTGCGTCGCAAGTCCTGGCCCGAGCGTCTGTCCGCCAATACTCAACATGTTCGCATTGTTGTGATCGCGGCTATTAATGACCGATGAGAGGTCCCAGCAAACCGCACAACGAACACCTGGTATTTTGTTCGCTGTCATCCCGCTACCGATCCCAACGCCGTCAATCATTACCCCGACGTAGTGATCGTTTGTGGCAACACTTTCTCCAACGAGAAATGCAACATCCGGATAATCAACCGATTCACCGTCATGACAACCGAAATCGACGTATTCATACCCTAGTTTCGTTAATTCTTTTTTTATATGCTCTTTTAACTCGTAGCCTCCGTGGTCGCTACCAATCGCAACTTTCTTCACCATGTATCAACCCCTCTCAAACGCTTCAACAATTGCTGCGAAGTCCTCCGCTTTCAAACTTGCACCACCGACAAGGACACCATCAATATCATTCATCGCAGCTAAATTCCCTGCTGTATCAGGCTTGACAGATCCTCCGTAAAGAATCGGCAACTTCTGAGCAACTTCACCAAACCGGCCACTCACTGTTTCGCGAATAAACTGATGAACGGTTTGTGCTTCATCTGCGGTTGCAGAAAGTCCTGTGCCAATCGCCCAAACAGGTTCATATGCAAGAATCACCTTTGAAACGTCGTCTACTTTTTCTAATGCTTTGAGCACTTGGTTTTCGACAACGTCGTTCGTTTTCCCTAATTCTCGTTCATCTAGCGTTTCACCAACACAGATGATCGGCTCTATTCCTTTTCTTAAAGCTTGCTTTACTTTTAACGCAACTTCTTCATCCGTCTCACCAGCTTCGCGTCGTTCAGAATGCCCAACAATGGCAAACTGGCACCCGACCTCAGTCAACATATCTGCTGAAACTTCACCTGTATGCGCTCCGCTGTCTTCTGCGTGAACATCTTGTGCCCCGAGAAAAATTGAGTCATGACTCTGACCGAAAGCAACCTTCGCTGGATAAATAAGCGGAAACGGTGGACAAATCACAACTTCACTGTTTTCGGCCTTCACTTGAAACGAACGAGCGAAATCTCCAACTAACTCCATCGACATATTCATTTTCCAATTTCCAACGACAAGCTTTCGCCTCGGTGAAAACTGAAGTGGAGTCTCTGCCTCTTTTCCAAGAACTTCATGAACGGCTTCTTCCACAAGGTTTTTCACGTAATGTTGAATCGTTGTTGATTCATTCATCATTTATATCGCCTTATTCTGATTTCGGTAGAATCGATTCAACTTCACTATTTGGACGAGGGATTACATGTACGCCTAATAGCTCACCAACACGTCCAGCTGCGTCTGATCCAGCTTCTGTTGCTGCTTTTACTGCACCTACATCTCCGCGAACCATGACTGTCACAATTCCTCCACCGACAATTTCTCTACCGACTAACTGAACGTTTGCTGCTTTCACCATTGCATCTGCTGCTTCAATTGCTCCTACTAACCCTTTCGTTTCAACCATTCCTAACGCTTCTCTTACCATGTTGACTCCTCCTTGATCTTTTTTCGTTGATTTTTTTCGCCGCTGCCTCGGCTTTTTCGGTGCTTCTTTTTCTTGCTTTTCTTCTTTCACTTCTTCTACTTCTTCATTAACGGACGATTCATTTTCCAGATTTGCTTGGTTTTCTTCTTTTTCATTCATTGCAAGTCACCTCGATCACTTAAATGATCCGCAAGCCATCGACGAGCACGCAACGGCGTTGTCTCGTAAATGTGCGGGCTGACGTGAGACCTTCACCTGTTGGACCGGCAATCGTTAGCGTTGTAAAACCTTCACTGTTATAGCCAAGCCCTGAAACGGATGGACCGTTTTTTACGAAAATCGTTGCTTCTATTTTTTGAGCCATTTTCGTTAAGTTCGTGACATTTTGTGAATGCATCACCGCTGTATGTCTGTTGCCCTTTTCAGCTTTTAATGCATGGTCAATTGCTGAATCGACACAACCAACTTTGACAATCGGAATGATCGGCATGAGCATTTCCGTCATGACTAGCGGATGATCCGCCTTTGTTTCTGCAAAAAGCAGACGAACGGAAGGGTCTGCCTTCAGTCCAGCAGCTTCGAGAATGACCGACGCATCTTTTCCGATAAACTTACGATTCGGATAATATCGCCCATTTTTTTCAACAAGCACTACTTTCAACACTTTTTCTAATTGGAAACCTTTCAGTTCCATCGCATGGCTTTTGCTCATTTCAGACTTTAAGGAATGAGTGACTTTATCAACGACAAACACTTCTTTTTCTGCGGTACAAAGGACGTTATTGTCAAAACTTGCGCCTGTAACGATATCCTTTGCTGCTTTTTCAATGTTTGCTGTTTCATCGACAACACAAGGTGGATTCCCTGGTCCTGCGGCAATGACCTTTTTCCCAGAGCTCATCGCCACTTTGACGACTTCACCCCCACCTGTTACAACGAGAGAGCGAATGCTTGGATGCTTCATCACTTCACTACTCGTCTCAAGGTTCGGTGCAGCAACCGCAGTAAGGACGTTTTCAGGTCCACCTGCTGCAACAATCGCTTCGTTTAACACTTGCATCGCTTTTAGCGAAACAAGTTTTGCACTCGGGTGCGGATTGTATACGACAACGTTTCCAGCTGCTACAAGCGAAATACTGTTGTTGATCATCGTAGCACCGGGATTCGTTGATGGCGTAATCGCTCCAACGATACCAATTGGTGCAAACTCAACTAATGTGAGTCCGTCATCCCCTGTATACGTTGTACTATTTAAATCCTCAACACCTGGTGTTTTTTCAGCAGCAAGCGTATTTTTTGCGACTTTATCTTCTGCGCGCCCAAGCCCTGTTTCTTCAACAGCCATTTGTGCAAGTTCTTCCGCATGCTTCAAGCTTGTCTCGCGCATGTTCTCAACCATCTTTTTCCGTGTAGCTAAAGACGTGTTCTTCATTTTCTCTTCCGCTAT
The Bacillus shivajii DNA segment above includes these coding regions:
- a CDS encoding GNAT family N-acetyltransferase; the protein is MIVKATKQDAEKILEIQKQAYKREAITYNNNQIAPLIETVEQVRKDLETKVIFKAVRNDEIIGSVRGFVENETCYVERLMVSPSHQGKGIGKKLMGSLENYFSHCKRFDLYTGSKSVYNIRFYQSLGYKQYKTEMIRENINFVFLEKINEDSVEAKK
- a CDS encoding sensor histidine kinase is translated as MKTFIKNLSFRSKILTALLCTTLLLSSFSFILIHSIEEVNEVSYEIKNKHIPELAWISQWEEELKSKEYMVENAIINDFCCDFIEKYALLNHNAQREEVIDRYGDVPEALSHTKREIERLDFMIMNNVQGLLIIEDHGGAVRFIEEKFYPSLNEIQEELNEMKITTFHTLDVQSGKFPTIVKDAIGLLILITVLAIILSIIMSYRISNSLTRPVETVVEKVGDIADGQYGLSIKGSDQFEIRKLTSSINKMSWRLKESFDKILNDKIYWEQVLNSLPVGIITIEEKTCECTLNHAAEDLLSSNKETVEEEAKRKGHLENEAFWKILSSKRMVKNEKVSFQLGDDEKFLLVSQSALLNENQVMIGRIFYFVDITETEELEKRMHQTEKLALVGELAAGAAHEIRNPLAVIDGFLALMNQSFTDDQKEQFYVPLLMKELERINSIIEEMLLLTKPSAPKMKTAYIEDLLKDIIPLITKGNKEVSVKIDLERKPLLIDEKQMKQVFHNLIRNSIEAMEKQGAILIYSKVNQGFYQLYIEDCGLGIPEKMQESIFKPFLTSKEKGTGLGLTIVQRIIENHEGRIQLISSSDKGTTFMIELPLIIERNGKP
- a CDS encoding BMP family ABC transporter substrate-binding protein, with amino-acid sequence MQQSKQSKQTYMILLFATLVAVVFILLIIVRTNGILYEASNIEADQDHVVILTSDKIIDQSWGSLAYKGSLKIEDEFPASVSLFSEVNTEQLMKETVLEEMSNDPSLVIGHGREFSEVFTELAASYPDVHFVTIRGTGVHANQTVYTLDKLDSDYFAALVATMKSDTKKIGIIDAIDIRDDKPEFAAGLNRYAPEAELHYRFVGSRDDGETAVKQMDELLKEGVDVIYPRGNAYNRDVIKYAKDKGVYVIGFLDDQSYLAEDIVLTSVIGDVPQVYVVIMEDFYSEEGMPAGEIVLNESHGVNRLAPLGPMFDEEEKDRVKKEINKYRQGEISFD
- a CDS encoding M14 family zinc carboxypeptidase, translated to MKKTLTMMLAFLLFMSLSISVFAEPQSKPNGPWIQPEQEVKLEALMSPEELEKKLLQINDRARDDRMELDVVGYSATYEYPIYAVKFGEADTDNPKIFIQTQIHGDEQLGTEASVDLIQQLAMSNNKDIRTILDNVTVWFIPMLNPDGSVVFETEQGQSKQRQNLQVWDPTEFGLVEDTAAPWYYRPDFVSGEMGFDVNRDFHPYLDLELGPDNADVIPQDSSEPGVYVTPEAQASRDVFNELQPDLFIDHHHRYSNVVSEDDDRLNTLQLIAQVVDEETVVSYDGVDYQVDEESLNLSKQVNSYVYKALQRGNSPFGAISRFPEVNLPGTALGSYSMNGAAIMLYETRGQQHPYGHTGQKANGQYTQQSYVGLYETLRGFATGEIYDVDPVFYDEEIPYGSPRISTP
- the deoC gene encoding deoxyribose-phosphate aldolase; the protein is MIDHTLLKPESTKEQIINLCKEAVEYNFATVCVNPFWVPTAAEELKGTKVGITTVVGFPLGSTSTFVKISETRDAIASGATEIDMVINVGALKSGENEIVKKDIEGVVLAAKGQAPVKVIIETGYLTEEEKRKACMLAKMAGADFVKTSTGFGPGCATPEDIALMRETVGPDMGVKASACVRDLDTAKKMIAAGATRIGASAGKEIVKGGVGKGY
- a CDS encoding EutN/CcmL family microcompartment protein, whose protein sequence is MKLAKVIGNVVATVKTHSHQGEKLMVVEPIDDQGKRIGDSFIAVDGAQAGVGDIVLIIEEGGSARTIMGNPEGAVDAIIVGIVDYLE
- a CDS encoding BMC domain-containing protein, whose product is MNNALGMVETKGLVGAVEAADAMMKAANVTLVGKEQVGGGLVTVLVRGDVGAVKAATEAGADAATRVGEFLSVHVIPRPHQEVEKILPGQK
- a CDS encoding EutN/CcmL family microcompartment protein — translated: MFIGKVVGNVVCTHKDESLRGLKLLVVQPLNDDLTPKGKKIIAIDTIGQSGMDDVVYLAKSNESGLPLNRDLVAADAGIMGIIDKYNVNQ
- a CDS encoding RpiB/LacA/LacB family sugar-phosphate isomerase, which encodes MVKKVAIGSDHGGYELKEHIKKELTKLGYEYVDFGCHDGESVDYPDVAFLVGESVATNDHYVGVMIDGVGIGSGMTANKIPGVRCAVCWDLSSVINSRDHNNANMLSIGGQTLGPGLATQMVKTWLETDFSGGRHDRRVTKIMEVESRFIKRWK
- the tpiA gene encoding triose-phosphate isomerase, which gives rise to MMNESTTIQHYVKNLVEEAVHEVLGKEAETPLQFSPRRKLVVGNWKMNMSMELVGDFARSFQVKAENSEVVICPPFPLIYPAKVAFGQSHDSIFLGAQDVHAEDSGAHTGEVSADMLTEVGCQFAIVGHSERREAGETDEEVALKVKQALRKGIEPIICVGETLDERELGKTNDVVENQVLKALEKVDDVSKVILAYEPVWAIGTGLSATADEAQTVHQFIRETVSGRFGEVAQKLPILYGGSVKPDTAGNLAAMNDIDGVLVGGASLKAEDFAAIVEAFERG
- a CDS encoding BMC domain-containing protein, which codes for MVREALGMVETKGLVGAIEAADAMVKAANVQLVGREIVGGGIVTVMVRGDVGAVKAATEAGSDAAGRVGELLGVHVIPRPNSEVESILPKSE
- a CDS encoding aldehyde dehydrogenase family protein; the protein is MNISEKDVKALVEKVVMQMGETEPKQAPEAGSSTPYGHGVFATVDEAVEAAKIAEEKMKNTSLATRKKMVENMRETSLKHAEELAQMAVEETGLGRAEDKVAKNTLAAEKTPGVEDLNSTTYTGDDGLTLVEFAPIGIVGAITPSTNPGATMINNSISLVAAGNVVVYNPHPSAKLVSLKAMQVLNEAIVAAGGPENVLTAVAAPNLETSSEVMKHPSIRSLVVTGGGEVVKVAMSSGKKVIAAGPGNPPCVVDETANIEKAAKDIVTGASFDNNVLCTAEKEVFVVDKVTHSLKSEMSKSHAMELKGFQLEKVLKVVLVEKNGRYYPNRKFIGKDASVILEAAGLKADPSVRLLFAETKADHPLVMTEMLMPIIPIVKVGCVDSAIDHALKAEKGNRHTAVMHSQNVTNLTKMAQKIEATIFVKNGPSVSGLGYNSEGFTTLTIAGPTGEGLTSARTFTRQRRCVLVDGLRII